In Shouchella patagoniensis, the following are encoded in one genomic region:
- the recQ gene encoding DNA helicase RecQ, with protein MIQQKMEQAIQTLETFYGYSSFRKGQEQIIRSLLTNNDALVVMPTGGGKSLCYQIPAQVLGGTTLVISPLIALMKDQVDAVNQIGIRATFVNSAISKAEEHARLTQVASGEITLLYVAPERLYDPAFQNALKQTPISLIAIDEAHCMSQWGHDFRPSYLRIAEWINGLPYRPPVVALTATATPEVAEDICLRLGIDVNNQHYTGFKRENLTFRLLRGEKKDRFIMQYVEAKKGLSGIVYASTRKEAEQIYRQLRKQQTNTVLYHGGLTEIERTEAQEAFVHDEADVMVATNAFGMGINKSNVRFVIHANLPGTIEAYYQEAGRAGRDGEESECVLLYQAQDIQTQRFFIEQSNGELEKKENDFEKLQFMNRYAHTNQCLEQFILEYFGGSESEPCGKCSNCTKEGEQEDVTREAQMVLSCVVRMKERYGKSIVAQVLTGSKNKKIEQFHLNKLPTYGLMNKRTAKDVQAFIDFLLAEGFIGLTPTSYPTLKVLEKGAAVLKGDAKVNQYKEHISSQQNNINDPLFEQLRLKRKELAEKQGVPPYLIFSDKTLKEMATVVPKTNETLATISGVGAHKLELYGEAFLDLLRSTDIQVSTVISTQQKGKAKLNVDEAIQLYNEHKSPSEIAEELGFSEQTIIKHLIEAEKDGRASDVLKLVTEEKQIRIKEAINEHGTEFLKPIKERVGETISYTEIKIVMELGANV; from the coding sequence ATGATCCAACAAAAAATGGAACAAGCAATACAGACGTTGGAGACGTTTTATGGGTATTCGTCTTTCCGTAAAGGTCAAGAGCAAATTATTCGCTCTTTACTGACTAACAACGATGCACTAGTTGTTATGCCTACAGGTGGAGGAAAGTCATTATGCTATCAAATCCCTGCTCAAGTTTTAGGTGGAACAACACTTGTTATTTCTCCCTTAATAGCATTAATGAAAGACCAAGTCGATGCTGTAAATCAAATTGGAATACGAGCAACATTCGTGAATAGTGCAATTTCAAAAGCAGAAGAACATGCTAGATTGACTCAGGTTGCATCAGGGGAAATAACGCTTCTCTATGTCGCACCTGAACGCCTCTATGATCCTGCTTTTCAAAACGCCTTAAAACAGACACCAATTTCTTTAATTGCGATCGACGAAGCACATTGTATGTCGCAGTGGGGTCATGATTTCCGCCCTAGTTATTTGCGAATAGCTGAGTGGATCAATGGATTGCCTTATAGACCACCTGTAGTGGCGTTAACAGCTACTGCAACACCTGAAGTGGCAGAGGATATTTGTTTACGTTTAGGAATTGATGTAAACAACCAGCATTATACAGGTTTTAAACGGGAGAATTTAACGTTTCGATTGTTGCGAGGTGAAAAAAAAGACCGTTTTATTATGCAATACGTTGAAGCGAAAAAAGGGCTGTCAGGTATTGTTTATGCATCAACTCGTAAAGAAGCTGAACAGATTTACCGCCAATTAAGGAAGCAACAGACAAATACAGTCCTCTATCACGGTGGTTTAACGGAAATTGAACGGACCGAAGCCCAGGAAGCGTTTGTCCATGATGAGGCAGATGTTATGGTTGCAACAAATGCCTTTGGTATGGGGATAAATAAGTCGAATGTGCGCTTTGTTATTCATGCAAACTTGCCGGGTACGATTGAAGCATATTATCAAGAAGCGGGTCGTGCTGGTCGAGATGGGGAAGAAAGTGAATGTGTCCTTTTATACCAAGCTCAAGATATTCAAACACAACGTTTTTTCATTGAACAATCAAATGGAGAACTGGAAAAAAAAGAGAATGACTTTGAAAAGCTACAATTTATGAATCGATATGCTCATACAAACCAATGTTTGGAACAATTTATTTTAGAGTATTTCGGAGGTTCAGAGAGTGAGCCTTGTGGCAAATGTAGCAATTGTACAAAGGAGGGGGAACAAGAGGACGTAACGAGAGAAGCTCAAATGGTCCTCTCTTGTGTTGTACGAATGAAGGAACGGTATGGAAAGTCAATCGTTGCTCAAGTATTGACTGGTTCAAAAAATAAAAAAATAGAACAGTTTCATTTAAATAAACTACCTACGTATGGTCTAATGAATAAGAGAACGGCAAAAGATGTACAAGCCTTTATTGACTTTTTGCTTGCCGAGGGATTCATCGGTTTAACACCAACGTCATATCCAACATTAAAAGTGTTAGAAAAGGGTGCGGCTGTTTTAAAAGGCGATGCAAAAGTGAATCAATACAAAGAACATATTTCGAGTCAACAAAACAACATCAATGATCCTTTGTTTGAGCAGTTGCGATTAAAGCGAAAAGAGCTAGCCGAAAAACAAGGGGTCCCACCATATTTAATTTTTTCTGATAAGACTTTAAAAGAGATGGCTACGGTCGTTCCAAAAACAAATGAAACATTAGCAACCATCTCTGGAGTTGGAGCACATAAGTTGGAGTTATATGGTGAGGCGTTTTTAGATTTATTACGCTCCACAGACATACAGGTAAGTACAGTCATCTCTACCCAACAAAAAGGGAAGGCGAAGCTCAATGTGGACGAAGCAATTCAACTATATAATGAGCACAAAAGCCCATCAGAAATCGCCGAAGAACTTGGTTTCTCTGAACAAACGATTATTAAACATTTGATTGAAGCGGAGAAAGATGGTCGAGCCTCTGACGTTTTAAAACTTGTAACAGAAGAAAAACAAATAAGGATAAAAGAGGCTATAAATGAACATGGAACTGAGTTTTTAAAGCCAATCAAAGAAAGAGTTGGTGAAACGATCTCTTATACGGAGATTAAAATTGTGATGGAACTTGGGGCGAACGTGTAG
- the ytxJ gene encoding bacillithiol system redox-active protein YtxJ, whose translation MGQLKELTTVEEWEQFLIGSNETVSLLFKHSTQCPISAEAYEEFQSFANENEQFQFGVVKVIESRPVSNQIAEKLEVVHKSPQLFVLEDQKVKWTESHWNIKQQSIQDHV comes from the coding sequence GTGGGACAATTAAAAGAGCTAACAACAGTTGAAGAATGGGAGCAATTTCTTATTGGTTCGAATGAAACAGTTTCATTATTATTTAAACATAGTACACAGTGCCCGATTAGTGCAGAAGCATATGAGGAATTTCAAAGCTTTGCGAACGAGAATGAGCAATTTCAATTTGGAGTAGTAAAAGTCATTGAGTCTCGTCCAGTGTCTAACCAAATAGCAGAAAAGCTAGAAGTTGTTCACAAGTCACCACAACTATTCGTCCTAGAGGATCAAAAAGTAAAGTGGACAGAATCACATTGGAACATAAAACAACAATCAATTCAAGACCATGTATAA
- the sda gene encoding sporulation histidine kinase inhibitor Sda — translation MLNQLTNSVLLEAYKKACQNNLEKDFISILEKELAKRKITPIKNKHS, via the coding sequence ATGCTGAATCAATTAACCAATTCGGTACTCTTAGAGGCGTATAAAAAAGCATGTCAAAATAATTTAGAAAAGGACTTTATCTCTATTTTAGAAAAGGAACTTGCAAAAAGGAAGATAACTCCTATTAAGAATAAACACAGTTGA
- a CDS encoding 5'-3' exonuclease encodes MKTNALLLIDGFNLLSRGYFATSYNRPIDKLERNDEGQVINGLRVFLQKLFKLIRQHNITHCAVTWDVPREESIRRLEYPPYKQTRGELPEPLIEQFIHLQQILTTIGIPQLTMSPYEADDIIGTITANWEKEMDGPCLMYSNDRDLLQLVSDQTHQIISKKKEELIYSKASFEEEFGIHPYQWVDVKALLGDPSDNIPGCLGIGEKTALPLISAYGSVDSLYKQIDQLSPLFQRAYKKLIAGQAQVELSKRLATIIRDIPDICECSNLKLSLNRQHVENELTRISIRVPFEDFHAFVS; translated from the coding sequence TTGAAAACAAATGCATTGTTGCTTATCGATGGTTTTAATTTACTTAGTCGAGGATATTTTGCAACAAGTTATAATCGCCCCATTGATAAATTAGAAAGAAATGATGAAGGACAAGTGATAAATGGTCTTCGTGTATTCTTGCAAAAATTATTTAAACTTATTCGCCAACATAACATTACTCATTGCGCTGTTACTTGGGATGTCCCTCGTGAAGAATCGATCCGCAGACTAGAATATCCACCTTATAAACAAACAAGAGGTGAACTTCCCGAGCCTTTAATTGAACAGTTTATCCATTTGCAACAAATCCTCACAACAATTGGAATTCCACAGTTAACGATGTCTCCTTACGAGGCTGATGATATCATAGGTACAATTACGGCAAATTGGGAAAAAGAAATGGACGGACCTTGCTTGATGTATTCCAATGATCGGGACTTACTTCAATTGGTGAGTGATCAAACTCACCAGATTATAAGCAAGAAAAAAGAGGAACTTATTTACTCAAAGGCTTCTTTTGAAGAAGAATTTGGTATTCACCCATATCAGTGGGTTGATGTGAAAGCATTGTTAGGGGACCCTAGCGATAATATACCTGGTTGCTTAGGCATTGGAGAGAAAACAGCTTTGCCGTTAATTTCTGCCTATGGTTCAGTTGACTCTTTGTATAAACAAATTGATCAACTCAGTCCCCTTTTTCAACGAGCCTATAAAAAACTCATTGCTGGTCAAGCTCAAGTTGAACTTTCCAAGCGACTCGCTACGATTATTCGTGATATTCCTGATATTTGTGAATGCAGTAACCTAAAGCTATCATTAAATCGACAGCATGTTGAAAATGAACTAACCCGCATTTCGATTCGCGTTCCTTTTGAAGATTTCCACGCTTTTGTTTCTTAA
- the bshB2 gene encoding bacillithiol biosynthesis deacetylase BshB2: MKKERHVLVIFPHPDDEAFGVSGTIASHIDVGTPVTYACLTLGEMGRNLGNPPFATRESLPEIRKSELKNAASVMGITDLRMLGFRDKTIEFETPGRLKNIVLNLISELNPSLVISFYPGYAVHPDHDATGEAVVDALAELPKEQRPVFHAVAFSNNHEEEIGKADVVHDVSNYALLKLDTLRAHASQLAWTLPGLEKAYHDGVQEAVDRLTQERFWTYTTI; this comes from the coding sequence ATGAAAAAAGAAAGACATGTATTGGTCATCTTTCCGCACCCAGATGATGAAGCGTTTGGCGTCTCCGGAACAATCGCTTCCCACATTGATGTTGGAACGCCTGTTACCTATGCATGCTTGACACTGGGAGAAATGGGTAGAAATCTTGGGAACCCTCCATTTGCTACAAGAGAATCACTCCCTGAAATTCGTAAATCTGAATTAAAAAATGCCGCATCCGTCATGGGAATAACGGATCTCCGGATGCTCGGCTTTCGAGATAAAACAATCGAATTTGAAACGCCTGGCCGTCTTAAAAACATCGTACTCAATTTAATTTCTGAATTAAATCCATCACTAGTTATTTCTTTTTATCCGGGCTATGCGGTCCATCCAGATCATGATGCAACGGGTGAAGCTGTGGTTGACGCATTAGCTGAATTACCTAAAGAACAGCGCCCGGTTTTTCATGCGGTTGCTTTCTCAAACAATCATGAAGAAGAAATTGGCAAAGCTGATGTTGTACACGATGTATCAAATTATGCATTGCTCAAGCTAGATACTCTCCGGGCCCATGCTTCTCAACTTGCATGGACTCTACCTGGCCTTGAAAAAGCTTATCATGATGGCGTACAAGAAGCTGTAGATCGATTAACTCAAGAACGTTTTTGGACGTATACCACTATCTAA
- a CDS encoding YojF family protein, which produces MELIDKEKVQQHIDSFSNEKVYLHLETTNGAYASHFDESFFSASAYIRNANISYANGKISGDGPYRVGLKLEIGWVYGEGLTHYEVDQQGRLLLAGHGTDGKLAIALELSHTPFDN; this is translated from the coding sequence GTGGAATTAATCGATAAAGAAAAAGTTCAACAACATATTGATTCGTTCTCGAACGAAAAAGTTTACTTACATTTGGAAACAACAAACGGGGCCTACGCATCGCACTTTGATGAATCTTTTTTTTCGGCTAGCGCCTATATCCGTAACGCAAATATTTCTTATGCAAACGGCAAAATATCAGGAGATGGGCCTTACCGCGTAGGCTTAAAACTTGAAATCGGCTGGGTTTATGGCGAGGGCTTAACTCATTATGAAGTCGATCAACAAGGTCGTTTGTTGCTTGCCGGACATGGAACAGATGGCAAGTTGGCCATCGCCCTTGAACTTTCACATACCCCATTTGATAATTAA
- a CDS encoding PAS domain-containing protein — protein sequence MLDKIIKQAELLMKVLDYTRVGVLVTDPDQEDNPIVYMSEGFTKMTGYSKEEVLGKNCRFLQGEDTDRKQITLIKEAIAKKEPVLVEILNYTKDGHRFWNELTIDPVYLEEEDKLYFVGVQREITKQKLAEKEYKQSVQQIRSISTPIVPLLDGLAVLPLVGEMNKERFDLMFDSVTSNAVKLSIKQLLIDVSGLTEYDAFIVEGIYQLRDVLRLIGTELIVCGMSSELAMQAVTIDGNKLDSIRTSRSVQQILTEAFEVSAKK from the coding sequence ATGCTAGACAAGATAATAAAGCAAGCAGAATTATTAATGAAAGTACTTGACTACACGCGGGTTGGGGTTTTGGTGACAGACCCTGATCAAGAAGACAATCCGATTGTTTATATGAGTGAAGGTTTTACAAAAATGACGGGGTATTCGAAAGAGGAAGTATTAGGTAAGAATTGTCGTTTTTTACAAGGAGAGGACACGGATCGAAAACAAATTACATTGATTAAAGAAGCAATCGCAAAAAAGGAGCCTGTTTTAGTGGAGATTCTAAATTATACAAAGGATGGTCACCGTTTTTGGAATGAACTAACAATCGATCCTGTATACTTAGAAGAAGAGGACAAGCTCTATTTTGTTGGTGTACAGAGAGAGATTACAAAACAAAAACTTGCTGAAAAAGAATATAAACAATCTGTCCAACAGATTCGCTCGATCTCGACACCCATTGTCCCGCTTTTAGATGGACTTGCTGTTTTACCATTAGTGGGAGAAATGAACAAAGAACGGTTTGATTTAATGTTTGATTCCGTTACTTCGAACGCAGTTAAGCTTTCCATTAAACAATTGTTAATAGATGTTTCTGGATTAACAGAATATGATGCTTTTATCGTTGAAGGCATTTATCAACTTCGAGATGTATTGAGGCTCATTGGCACTGAATTAATCGTATGTGGCATGTCATCTGAATTAGCCATGCAAGCAGTTACAATTGATGGCAACAAACTAGATTCTATTCGTACCTCTAGGTCAGTCCAACAAATATTAACGGAAGCATTTGAAGTCAGTGCCAAAAAGTAA
- a CDS encoding S1 family peptidase, whose product MPKSKQDDLNEEPYTHDEMEHEEPLIEAFEEEELKNKSSGIRKLVIRLVAAVITVAMIVQAGSFLLEHFSLDALRFMSESEELTEDGSFEEFEKAVVTVQTGSGHGTGFVISETGEVLTNEHVVRDAGQIHVAFSDGTMHEADVVKSDPNYDLALLHISDETSFPALSLADVPAEAEDRVYVIGHPLTHSFIVNTGKVKESTSSFQVIEITNSVFPGHSGSPVLSVGGEVVGVVYARQQGGEQSGEGLAVPLHHIHSFLDD is encoded by the coding sequence GTGCCAAAAAGTAAGCAGGATGATCTGAATGAGGAGCCCTATACTCATGATGAAATGGAGCACGAAGAGCCGCTAATAGAAGCATTTGAAGAAGAGGAATTAAAGAATAAGTCAAGTGGGATTCGTAAGCTTGTTATTCGTCTGGTTGCTGCTGTTATTACGGTTGCGATGATCGTTCAAGCTGGTTCTTTTTTGCTGGAACATTTTAGTTTAGACGCACTGCGCTTTATGAGTGAGAGTGAAGAACTTACGGAAGATGGTTCATTTGAGGAGTTTGAAAAGGCAGTGGTCACTGTACAAACCGGCTCTGGTCATGGTACTGGCTTCGTTATTTCTGAAACGGGTGAAGTCTTGACAAATGAACATGTTGTCCGTGATGCCGGTCAAATTCATGTTGCTTTTTCAGACGGTACGATGCATGAGGCTGATGTTGTAAAGTCTGATCCGAATTATGATTTAGCATTATTGCATATTTCAGATGAAACAAGTTTCCCGGCATTATCTCTTGCAGATGTGCCTGCAGAAGCAGAGGATCGTGTATATGTTATTGGACATCCCTTAACTCATTCTTTCATTGTAAATACAGGAAAGGTGAAAGAATCTACGAGTTCTTTTCAAGTGATTGAAATAACAAATTCTGTATTTCCTGGTCACAGTGGATCTCCTGTATTGTCTGTAGGTGGAGAGGTAGTTGGGGTGGTTTATGCAAGGCAGCAAGGTGGGGAACAGAGTGGTGAAGGACTTGCAGTTCCTTTACATCATATACATTCTTTTCTAGATGATTAG